The Saprospiraceae bacterium genome includes a window with the following:
- a CDS encoding ABC transporter ATP-binding protein, protein MSSKTAPAPPLKKLTVKDFKKSLHIFKYIGPYKGYFTLAMIFLILGSLIFMALMGLPGEMANTAVGEPKFDLGITVRDYGWVFLIILIIQGILSYFRTIFFAIVSENGMADLRKDLYEKIITQPVAFFEEKRVGELTSRITADIEQLQSVFSITLAEFIRQIVILLSGIAIIIFWTPGLSLIMLMTFPAIVIVAMVFGRYIRKLSKKRQDELAHTNTIVEETFQSFYIVKSFANEWYETIRYANSVDQVVRISLDYAKVRGLFFIFIITILFGGIFYILWRGALMVQDGTMEAGDLFSFIIYTGILGGAIASFGTLYTQIVGAIGATERIQEILATPSELSISKTNKPSELNINGEVTYEDVRFSYPSRKDMEILKGINIKILPGQKIALVGQSGGGKSTVVQLLLKFYNTDSGLIKIDGQNIEKYNLSALRNKIGIVPQEVILFGGTIRENISYGKPGASEDEIIQAAKQSNSWEFISTFPQGLDTIVGDRGIKLSGGQRQRIAIARAILKDPSILILDEATSSLDAESEKLVQDALNNLMQNRTSIIIAHRLSTIRDVDCIYVLDQGQIVEKGTHNELIEIHQGIYSSLAALQFEHQ, encoded by the coding sequence ATGTCATCCAAGACAGCACCCGCTCCTCCCTTAAAAAAACTTACCGTTAAAGATTTTAAAAAATCACTCCATATTTTTAAATATATCGGTCCATATAAAGGCTATTTTACTTTAGCCATGATATTTTTAATTTTAGGGAGTCTGATTTTTATGGCATTGATGGGACTACCTGGCGAAATGGCCAATACTGCAGTGGGAGAACCAAAATTTGATCTGGGTATCACAGTCAGAGATTATGGTTGGGTTTTTCTTATCATTTTGATCATTCAGGGCATACTCAGTTATTTCAGAACCATCTTTTTTGCCATAGTTTCGGAAAATGGCATGGCTGATCTCAGGAAGGATTTGTATGAAAAAATTATCACTCAGCCTGTAGCATTTTTTGAAGAAAAACGGGTCGGAGAACTCACCAGCAGGATAACAGCAGACATTGAACAGTTACAATCAGTATTTTCAATCACACTTGCGGAATTTATAAGACAGATAGTAATCCTGTTATCCGGCATTGCTATCATCATCTTCTGGACTCCCGGACTTTCGCTGATCATGCTGATGACCTTTCCTGCTATCGTGATAGTGGCCATGGTTTTTGGCAGATATATCAGAAAACTATCAAAAAAGCGACAAGATGAGCTTGCCCATACCAATACTATAGTGGAAGAAACCTTTCAGTCCTTTTATATTGTAAAATCTTTTGCCAATGAATGGTATGAGACTATCAGATATGCTAATTCAGTAGATCAGGTGGTAAGAATATCTCTTGATTATGCTAAAGTCAGGGGATTATTTTTTATTTTTATCATCACCATCCTGTTTGGAGGCATATTCTATATCTTATGGAGAGGCGCACTGATGGTGCAGGACGGAACTATGGAAGCAGGAGATTTATTTTCATTTATTATCTATACCGGTATCCTCGGAGGAGCCATAGCCAGTTTTGGTACACTGTATACCCAGATAGTAGGTGCCATTGGAGCCACGGAGCGTATCCAGGAAATCCTTGCAACACCTTCAGAGCTTTCTATTTCTAAAACCAATAAACCATCAGAACTAAATATAAATGGTGAGGTAACATATGAAGATGTCAGATTCTCTTATCCCAGCAGAAAAGACATGGAAATATTAAAAGGTATCAACATAAAAATACTGCCGGGCCAAAAAATTGCTTTGGTAGGACAGAGTGGCGGTGGAAAATCAACAGTGGTTCAATTACTCCTGAAGTTTTACAATACAGACTCCGGCCTTATCAAAATAGATGGTCAAAATATAGAAAAATACAATCTTTCAGCCTTGAGAAATAAAATTGGGATTGTACCGCAGGAAGTTATTCTTTTTGGTGGTACTATCAGAGAAAATATTTCTTATGGCAAACCCGGAGCTTCTGAAGATGAAATTATCCAGGCCGCAAAACAATCCAATAGTTGGGAATTTATTTCTACCTTTCCACAGGGATTGGATACAATAGTGGGCGACAGAGGGATCAAGTTGTCAGGAGGACAAAGGCAGCGCATCGCAATAGCAAGAGCCATATTGAAAGACCCTTCTATCCTCATTCTTGACGAAGCGACTTCATCGCTGGATGCCGAATCAGAAAAATTAGTTCAGGATGCTTTAAACAACCTGATGCAAAACAGGACATCTATCATCATTGCCCACAGGCTTTCTACTATCAGAGATGTAGACTGCATTTATGTACTGGATCAAGGACAAATAGTAGAAAAAGGTACACATAATGAACTCATTGAAATACATCAGGGTATTTACAGTTCTTTGGCAGCATTACAGTTTGAACATCAGTAG
- the murB gene encoding UDP-N-acetylmuramate dehydrogenase, giving the protein MPVEQNYSLKPFNTFGINAFAEKFIRISDEDTVIDIIRQKFEPIYILGGGSNILLTQDIEGYVLKNEIKGIHIISENADELIVEVGAGEEWHQFVMWSLTHELSGLENLSLIPGTIGAAPMQNIGAYGVEQESCFVSLRAVNLKDASVQHFDKASCHFGYRESVFKNVFKNMFFITRVQYRLKKRNHELHTDYGAIQDILKTKGILSPTIKEVSAAIIEIRKSKLPDPALIGNAGSFFKNPIVADTIFQSLKLQYPEIPHYRISEDDVKIPAGWLIEQAGYKGKTFGNIGVHKDQALVLVNYGGGKGNDIKKLAAEIQKRIESQFGIKIHPEVNFW; this is encoded by the coding sequence ATGCCTGTAGAACAAAATTACAGCCTCAAGCCTTTTAACACTTTTGGTATTAATGCTTTCGCTGAAAAATTCATCCGTATCTCTGACGAAGACACTGTCATTGACATCATCCGACAAAAATTTGAACCAATATATATCCTGGGAGGCGGATCCAACATACTGTTAACTCAGGATATCGAGGGCTATGTACTTAAAAACGAAATCAAAGGCATCCATATCATCAGTGAAAATGCTGATGAACTGATCGTAGAAGTTGGCGCAGGTGAAGAATGGCACCAGTTTGTAATGTGGTCGCTTACTCATGAGTTGAGTGGTCTTGAAAATTTATCATTGATCCCCGGTACAATCGGGGCAGCACCTATGCAAAATATAGGTGCTTACGGTGTGGAGCAAGAATCGTGCTTTGTGAGCCTGAGAGCCGTCAATCTCAAAGATGCTTCAGTACAACACTTTGATAAAGCTTCATGTCACTTTGGGTATCGTGAGAGTGTTTTTAAAAATGTTTTTAAAAATATGTTTTTTATCACAAGAGTGCAATACAGACTCAAAAAAAGAAACCATGAACTCCATACCGACTACGGAGCTATACAAGATATACTAAAAACCAAAGGGATATTATCTCCAACTATAAAAGAAGTATCTGCCGCAATCATTGAAATAAGAAAATCAAAACTTCCGGATCCTGCACTGATAGGCAATGCAGGTAGTTTCTTCAAAAATCCTATAGTCGCCGACACGATTTTCCAATCATTAAAACTGCAATATCCTGAAATACCACATTACAGAATATCTGAAGATGATGTGAAAATTCCAGCTGGCTGGCTTATAGAACAAGCAGGATACAAAGGAAAAACTTTTGGCAACATCGGCGTACATAAAGATCAGGCCCTGGTCCTGGTTAATTATGGAGGAGGAAAAGGAAATGATATAAAAAAATTAGCTGCTGAAATCCAGAAAAGGATTGAAAGTCAATTTGGCATCAAAATCCATCCTGAAGTAAATTTTTGGTAA
- a CDS encoding NAD(P)H-dependent glycerol-3-phosphate dehydrogenase yields the protein MFSDLKVAGVIGAGSFGFTLVKILSRNIEVILYSRNEEVIKSVNQGLAPNGMKLRPNVRATSDIAEISSKCELLFAVVPSSSFRQMIKAFSPYLKPSHIIIQATKGLDVTKINEGDWKKHNFTRDDVCTMTDVIRQESNVIRVGCMSGPNLAREILAGQPAATVIASEFDEVIKLGQEVLSSKKFFVFGSHDLKAAEIAGAFKNIIAVASGILGGLGMGKNMQSLLITRGLREMVYFGTALGTTSTAYLGVAGIGDLIATATSEDSRNYTFGKRFASGEDYNHIISTSPEAVEGIRTLMIANQLARNEKLNLPIVQVLYKVVFEGFDMRRGLELLMNDTYAVDVDYLM from the coding sequence ATATTTTCTGATTTGAAAGTTGCTGGAGTCATAGGAGCTGGAAGTTTTGGCTTTACGCTGGTCAAGATTTTGTCCAGAAATATAGAAGTCATCCTGTACAGCAGGAACGAAGAAGTTATAAAAAGCGTCAATCAGGGTCTTGCTCCTAATGGTATGAAATTGAGACCCAATGTCCGCGCTACGTCAGATATTGCTGAGATTTCATCAAAATGCGAACTCCTTTTTGCTGTGGTTCCATCGTCCAGTTTCAGACAAATGATCAAGGCTTTCAGTCCCTATCTAAAGCCTTCTCATATCATCATACAGGCTACAAAAGGGCTTGATGTAACCAAGATCAATGAGGGAGACTGGAAAAAACACAACTTCACCAGAGATGACGTGTGTACTATGACTGATGTGATACGACAAGAGAGCAATGTGATTCGGGTAGGATGTATGTCGGGACCCAATCTGGCTCGCGAAATTCTTGCTGGCCAGCCAGCAGCAACGGTGATTGCATCAGAATTTGATGAAGTGATCAAATTGGGTCAGGAGGTTTTATCCAGCAAAAAGTTTTTTGTCTTTGGTTCCCATGACCTGAAAGCAGCAGAAATTGCAGGTGCTTTTAAAAATATCATCGCGGTGGCATCCGGAATACTCGGAGGATTGGGCATGGGTAAAAATATGCAATCACTACTCATTACCAGAGGCTTGAGAGAAATGGTATACTTTGGCACAGCCCTTGGTACCACAAGTACTGCTTATCTGGGTGTAGCAGGGATCGGCGATCTGATCGCAACGGCCACCAGTGAAGACAGTAGGAATTATACTTTTGGGAAGCGATTTGCTTCCGGAGAAGACTACAATCATATCATTTCCACATCGCCTGAAGCTGTGGAAGGTATTCGTACCTTAATGATTGCAAATCAGTTAGCTCGCAATGAAAAGCTCAATCTTCCCATTGTTCAGGTGTTGTACAAAGTGGTCTTCGAAGGCTTTGATATGCGGCGAGGTCTTGAATTGCTCATGAATGACACCTATGCCGTAGATGTGGATTATTTGATGTGA
- the yidC gene encoding membrane protein insertase YidC produces MERKQFIGIMLIMVTFMLWTITSSPSKEELEKAKKEQDSIALIKHTEKGNPILQESKVDSTVQNSSGDTLNSQLNLLKFGAFAPVANGVENEEKLENDLIRITFSSKGGRIKEALLKKHYKTIRDSTGKESKELVKLLNAPENKFEYNLPVTGTSTNTVKSSDLYFTSEKSGNVLSFKAKTSNGGYFEQKYELSPDNYTLKYAVSAQNLGSVLTSGTKSISLFWENHLGKYEKGEQFEQSYSTVYFKEADERRDYCSCVSDDSKELNEKPLEWISHVNQFFNTSLVGNTGTFEKAVVSTKMTDIKKSNYAKIVTSDLQIPLANVNQGTFDMTLYIGPNEFKRLKATATDLEEIIPFGSSIFGTINRWFIRPFFDFLSSYIGSKGIVIILLIFLIKMLLYPLMYKMLYSQAKMGALKPELAHLKEKHKDDMQKQQVETMKIYREYGVSPFGGCMPMILQMPIWYALFRFFPASITFRQEPFLWATDLSSYDVLFNLGFEIPFFGAHVSLFTLLWAVSTIVYTYYNMQNMDLSANPAMKYVQYFMPVMFLAFFNNYASGLTCYMFFSNLINILQTVITKNYIFDEEKIRAQLMKEKEKPKKKSGFTARLEEAMKQQQAIAEQKNKNKPKK; encoded by the coding sequence ATGGAACGGAAACAATTTATTGGGATCATGTTGATCATGGTGACATTTATGTTATGGACGATCACATCTTCACCTTCTAAAGAAGAGCTTGAAAAAGCTAAAAAAGAACAGGATTCCATAGCACTTATTAAACATACTGAAAAAGGGAACCCAATCCTTCAGGAATCAAAAGTAGATTCGACAGTTCAAAATTCTTCAGGTGACACTTTAAATTCACAATTAAATTTGCTCAAATTCGGAGCGTTTGCACCAGTTGCGAACGGTGTAGAGAATGAAGAGAAACTTGAAAATGACTTAATCAGAATTACTTTTTCTTCAAAAGGCGGAAGAATAAAGGAAGCGCTGCTTAAAAAACACTATAAAACTATCAGGGATAGCACTGGCAAAGAATCAAAAGAACTTGTCAAATTACTAAATGCCCCTGAAAATAAATTTGAATACAACCTTCCTGTAACAGGTACAAGTACGAATACTGTAAAATCTTCTGATTTGTATTTTACATCAGAAAAATCAGGAAATGTGCTATCCTTCAAAGCAAAAACATCAAATGGTGGCTATTTTGAACAAAAATATGAACTTAGCCCCGACAATTATACCTTGAAGTATGCTGTCTCAGCCCAAAACCTTGGATCGGTTTTGACATCAGGGACTAAGTCTATTTCATTATTTTGGGAAAACCATCTGGGGAAATACGAGAAGGGAGAGCAGTTTGAGCAAAGTTATTCCACAGTATATTTTAAAGAAGCTGACGAACGAAGAGACTATTGTTCATGTGTATCGGATGACTCCAAAGAGCTCAATGAAAAACCTTTGGAATGGATATCTCACGTCAACCAGTTTTTTAATACATCGCTTGTAGGCAATACCGGTACATTTGAAAAAGCGGTAGTATCCACAAAAATGACAGACATAAAGAAGAGTAATTATGCAAAAATTGTTACTTCTGATTTGCAAATTCCACTTGCCAATGTGAATCAGGGCACATTTGATATGACCTTGTACATCGGCCCCAATGAATTTAAAAGATTAAAAGCGACCGCAACTGATCTGGAAGAAATAATTCCTTTTGGTTCCAGCATTTTTGGGACCATCAACAGGTGGTTTATCCGACCTTTTTTCGATTTTCTGTCAAGTTATATAGGAAGCAAAGGTATCGTCATCATCCTTTTGATATTTTTGATCAAAATGTTGTTGTATCCCTTGATGTACAAAATGCTTTACTCACAGGCCAAAATGGGAGCATTAAAGCCTGAGCTCGCTCATCTTAAGGAAAAACATAAAGATGACATGCAGAAGCAGCAAGTAGAAACCATGAAAATATATCGGGAGTATGGTGTAAGCCCATTTGGAGGCTGTATGCCTATGATCCTGCAGATGCCTATATGGTATGCGCTCTTCAGATTTTTCCCAGCTTCCATCACTTTCCGGCAGGAACCATTTTTGTGGGCAACAGACCTCTCCTCATATGACGTACTTTTCAACCTTGGGTTTGAGATTCCATTTTTTGGAGCACACGTGAGTTTATTTACACTATTATGGGCAGTATCCACGATTGTCTATACTTACTACAATATGCAGAATATGGATTTGTCCGCCAATCCTGCTATGAAATATGTCCAGTACTTCATGCCGGTCATGTTTCTTGCTTTCTTCAATAATTATGCATCAGGATTGACTTGCTATATGTTCTTCTCCAACCTCATCAATATATTACAGACTGTGATTACAAAAAATTATATTTTTGACGAAGAGAAGATCAGGGCACAGCTGATGAAGGAGAAAGAAAAGCCCAAAAAGAAAAGCGGATTTACTGCGAGACTTGAAGAAGCCATGAAGCAGCAACAAGCCATTGCTGAACAAAAGAATAAGAACAAGCCAAAAAAATAA
- a CDS encoding YdeI/OmpD-associated family protein: MPFARFHSYPKRSAICYTHKWGIPVYTWNNENITGLAAFKSYVGLWFSQGALLGDDLKLLVNANEKNTKAMRQMRFTSKNEINVDIIEQYVFESVENFKAGLKIKPDLQKPLIIPDILSSFLRQNSVINEAWNELSLSNKREYAEFISEAKKEEKQLKRLAKIKPMILERKGLNDKYK, translated from the coding sequence GTGCCGTTTGCTCGTTTTCATTCTTACCCTAAAAGAAGTGCAATATGTTATACACACAAATGGGGTATTCCTGTTTATACTTGGAATAACGAAAATATAACCGGACTTGCTGCTTTTAAGAGTTATGTTGGTCTGTGGTTTTCTCAGGGTGCCTTGCTTGGAGATGATCTGAAACTTTTGGTCAATGCCAATGAAAAAAATACCAAAGCAATGAGACAAATGAGGTTTACTTCCAAAAATGAAATCAATGTTGATATCATTGAACAATACGTATTCGAATCAGTAGAAAATTTTAAAGCCGGCTTAAAGATCAAACCAGATTTGCAAAAACCCCTCATAATTCCTGACATACTTTCGTCATTTTTGAGACAAAACTCAGTAATAAATGAAGCATGGAATGAGCTATCATTATCCAACAAACGTGAATATGCTGAGTTTATCAGCGAAGCAAAAAAAGAAGAAAAGCAACTGAAAAGGCTCGCAAAAATCAAACCTATGATACTTGAAAGAAAAGGCCTGAATGATAAATACAAATAG
- a CDS encoding class I SAM-dependent methyltransferase yields the protein MGDSTHYISVNKHAWNHKTSIHTDSDFYDLPSFKNGKNSLNEIELELLGDIEGKSILHLQCHFGQDTMSLSRMGAKVTGVDFSEDAINYAESLANELCLDTKFVLSDIYDLKNQLDGHFDIVFTSYGVIGWLPDLDKWAEIINHFLIPGGSFILVEFHPVIWMFDNDFEKMEYSYFKDDPIVETEQGSYADRNNASEFTTITWNHSLSEVFTSLTQHELSIDQFREFDYSPYNCLNNMFESSPGKFIIKTFGNKIPMLYALQAGKQL from the coding sequence ATGGGAGATAGCACACATTACATCAGCGTCAACAAACACGCATGGAATCACAAAACATCCATTCATACCGATTCTGATTTTTACGACCTGCCATCATTTAAGAATGGAAAAAATTCATTAAACGAAATTGAACTGGAATTACTGGGTGATATTGAAGGAAAATCAATCTTGCATCTTCAATGTCATTTTGGGCAGGATACTATGTCATTGAGCAGAATGGGAGCAAAGGTTACAGGTGTTGATTTTTCTGAAGATGCCATCAATTATGCTGAAAGTCTTGCTAATGAGCTATGTCTGGATACAAAATTTGTATTATCCGATATTTATGATCTTAAGAACCAACTTGATGGTCATTTTGATATCGTTTTTACCAGTTATGGAGTGATAGGTTGGCTTCCTGATCTTGACAAATGGGCAGAGATTATCAATCATTTTCTAATCCCCGGCGGAAGCTTTATTTTGGTAGAATTTCATCCTGTCATCTGGATGTTTGATAATGATTTTGAAAAGATGGAGTACAGTTACTTCAAAGATGATCCGATTGTCGAAACTGAACAAGGCAGCTATGCTGACAGGAATAATGCATCGGAATTCACGACCATCACATGGAATCATTCTTTGAGTGAAGTTTTTACAAGTCTGACACAGCATGAGTTGTCAATTGACCAATTTCGTGAGTTTGATTATTCACCTTACAATTGTTTAAATAATATGTTTGAAAGCTCTCCCGGCAAATTTATAATCAAAACTTTTGGGAATAAAATACCAATGCTTTATGCTTTGCAAGCCGGAAAACAACTTTAG
- a CDS encoding CoA transferase subunit B, producing the protein MPLDKTGIAKRIAQEVKDGYYVNLGIGIPTLVANHVPPGLDVEFQSENGVLGMGPFPYEGDEDADIINAGKQTITTLSGASFFDSAMSFSMIRGKHVDLTILGAMEVSEEGDIANWKIPGKMVKGMGGAMDLVASAENIIVAMMHVNKAGESKLLKKCTLPLTGVKCVKKIVTELAVVDVTPEGFKLIERAPGVSVEYIKSVTEGKLIVVGEIPEMEIF; encoded by the coding sequence ATGCCCTTAGATAAAACAGGAATCGCCAAAAGAATCGCACAGGAAGTGAAAGATGGATATTATGTCAATCTGGGCATCGGAATCCCAACTCTTGTGGCCAATCATGTACCTCCAGGATTGGATGTAGAGTTTCAAAGCGAAAACGGAGTATTGGGTATGGGACCATTCCCATATGAAGGCGATGAAGATGCAGATATTATCAATGCAGGTAAACAGACCATCACGACACTGTCTGGGGCAAGTTTTTTTGATTCTGCTATGAGTTTCAGCATGATACGGGGTAAACATGTAGATTTGACCATTCTGGGAGCGATGGAAGTTTCTGAAGAAGGTGATATCGCCAACTGGAAAATACCCGGCAAAATGGTCAAAGGAATGGGCGGAGCTATGGATCTAGTGGCATCAGCTGAAAACATCATCGTAGCCATGATGCATGTCAATAAAGCCGGTGAGTCAAAGCTTCTGAAAAAATGTACACTTCCGCTTACCGGAGTAAAATGCGTCAAAAAAATCGTCACCGAACTCGCTGTTGTAGATGTTACCCCTGAGGGATTTAAACTGATTGAAAGAGCTCCCGGTGTAAGTGTAGAGTATATAAAGTCTGTTACTGAGGGAAAACTGATTGTAGTGGGTGAAATTCCTGAAATGGAAATATTTTAA
- a CDS encoding SusD/RagB family nutrient-binding outer membrane lipoprotein — MIRKILFITIISTLGFISCQKDEFINAYTDPSKIAETSVEKQFTGFLKANSEYILPDYWHYFVAMRITHHRYNQTIGWVNGENQYLPGGAAVSALWDNYFTTLAQYRELENVYNSKSTTDQADFKIYMMAAKVHLYEYTQKIVDLFGDIPFSKAGLLGRNGGDYNNSYPEYEKADAIYKVMLDDLKSIADEMSTIQIKSGIVSGFKTQDFILKGDLMAWRRYANSLRMRILTRVSGVSAFSARYKSEVGEILNNPTKYPIVSKHSENVQITVHDIGSPIHSKNFRTGLEDWNGNLASKIIVDNMVTNKDPRINFILEPGTMAAGKFQGLDPLATPSAQDAAILTNTLTIYNRSTLSRNQFFPGMLFGATEVSLLAAEFYLGNNDDAKAKASYEAAIRQSAEFYMAVRKISNDNTVPAPKDIATAEMDAYLKENGVDWSKATTSADKLKRIITQKWLHMNVIQPHENWAENRRTDVLGLTFWTDPNSTQKQPPVRWFYPNSEQVYNSTNYATVKGNDTPNNKLFWDLK, encoded by the coding sequence ATGATACGCAAAATATTATTTATAACGATCATTTCAACACTTGGATTTATCTCCTGTCAAAAAGACGAATTTATAAATGCATATACCGACCCTTCAAAAATTGCAGAAACTAGTGTTGAAAAACAGTTTACCGGTTTTTTGAAAGCCAATTCAGAATATATCCTGCCTGATTACTGGCACTATTTTGTCGCTATGCGAATAACCCATCATAGATATAATCAAACAATAGGATGGGTTAATGGAGAAAATCAATACCTTCCAGGCGGTGCCGCAGTGTCCGCTCTTTGGGATAATTACTTTACCACTTTAGCTCAATACAGAGAATTGGAAAATGTATATAACTCCAAAAGCACCACAGACCAGGCTGATTTTAAAATATATATGATGGCTGCAAAAGTTCATTTGTATGAATATACTCAAAAGATTGTGGATCTCTTTGGTGATATTCCGTTTTCCAAAGCGGGATTACTAGGAAGAAACGGCGGCGATTATAATAACTCATATCCTGAATATGAAAAAGCTGATGCTATTTATAAAGTGATGCTGGATGATCTTAAGAGTATAGCTGACGAAATGTCCACCATCCAGATAAAAAGTGGTATTGTAAGTGGCTTCAAGACACAGGATTTTATTCTGAAAGGAGATTTGATGGCTTGGAGGAGATATGCCAACTCATTAAGAATGAGAATTTTGACCAGGGTGAGTGGGGTTTCCGCATTCTCAGCTAGGTACAAATCTGAAGTTGGGGAAATACTCAATAACCCTACAAAGTATCCGATTGTCTCTAAACATTCAGAAAATGTACAAATCACTGTTCATGATATTGGAAGCCCAATTCATTCCAAAAATTTCAGAACAGGGCTCGAAGACTGGAATGGCAATCTTGCGTCAAAAATCATCGTTGACAATATGGTTACCAATAAAGATCCTAGAATTAATTTTATATTAGAACCAGGTACCATGGCTGCAGGAAAATTTCAGGGTTTGGACCCTTTGGCAACGCCTTCAGCACAGGATGCAGCAATCCTGACCAACACTTTGACAATTTACAATAGATCGACACTAAGCAGAAATCAGTTTTTCCCTGGTATGTTGTTTGGAGCAACGGAAGTAAGCCTGCTTGCTGCTGAATTCTACCTGGGCAATAATGATGACGCCAAGGCAAAAGCAAGTTATGAAGCTGCGATCAGACAGTCTGCTGAATTCTATATGGCAGTACGTAAAATCAGCAATGACAATACTGTACCTGCCCCGAAAGATATTGCAACTGCAGAAATGGACGCTTATCTGAAAGAAAATGGAGTTGACTGGAGCAAAGCCACTACTTCTGCTGATAAACTCAAAAGGATCATCACGCAAAAATGGTTGCACATGAATGTCATTCAGCCTCACGAAAACTGGGCTGAAAACAGAAGAACGGACGTATTGGGGCTTACTTTCTGGACAGACCCAAACTCTACACAGAAACAACCACCTGTAAGATGGTTTTATCCTAACTCAGAGCAGGTATACAATTCAACCAATTACGCAACGGTGAAAGGGAACGATACACCAAACAACAAATTGTTTTGGGACCTTAAGTGA